Proteins encoded by one window of Cyclobacteriaceae bacterium:
- a CDS encoding M14 family metallopeptidase produces the protein MKNLLFPLTLVILFVQSVAAQPDLSYYLPDGVTYNPAIPTPKSIIGHEVGEWHISHDRLVNYMYAVANASDRITLQETGRTYETRPLLLLTVTSPKNHARIEEIRKQHVQLTDPSASASLDTKTMPNVVYMGFSIHGNEASGSNASLAVIYHLAAAQGPEIERLLDEVVILFDPSFNPDGLHRFSSWVNSRRGMQISADPHDHEHNEAWPGGRSNHYWFDLNRDWLVAQLPESQARAKSFHAWKPTILTDHHEMGTNATFFFQPGVPSRNHPLTPEKNLQLTRRIGEFHAKALDKIGSLYYTQEGFDDFYYGKGSTFPDVQGAIGILFEQASSRGHAQESVHGVLTFPFTVRNQFTTALSTLQAAQAMREDLLNYQREFFRNNMAEAAKDPVKAYVFGSGQDKYRSHHLAEIIARHDIDVFKLSSSQTLNGKRYESDGSYIVPLNQKQYRLIKSMFEKRTRFQDSLFYDISSWTLPLAFALDFDEVKTSPANLQGDKFDATKKPLGKIIGGKSEYAYVFETYGYYAPRALYRLLSKGIRVKVANNEFHHSDGKKFAPGSILIPLGIQEKSTDLVEYLIKEIATEDGIDVYAFNTGLDYAGSSLGSNNFSTLREPKIALVVGDGVSSLEAGEIWHVLDTRFHIPVSLVQMDNFDRINYDKYNTIIMASGSYNSLSDGAKERLKVWVQKGGVIVAQKTALNWLTSVALGKFDMKKSESKDESGNPKPYSDISFTAGAQSISGAIFEIQADLTHPLFYGYTSSRIPVFKSGALFMERSKNAFGNPATFTANPLISGYITRESLDKLKNASFVGSSSIGQGRVIGFTENLAFRAFWFGSNKMLMNAIFFGHTISSGASR, from the coding sequence ATGAAAAATCTGCTTTTCCCGCTAACCCTCGTTATCCTTTTCGTGCAATCGGTGGCAGCCCAACCCGACCTGTCGTACTACCTGCCTGATGGCGTAACCTATAATCCGGCAATACCCACCCCAAAATCCATCATCGGGCATGAAGTAGGCGAATGGCACATCAGCCACGACCGACTGGTAAACTACATGTATGCTGTGGCCAATGCCTCCGACCGGATCACCCTTCAGGAAACCGGACGTACGTATGAAACCCGGCCACTGCTTTTGCTAACGGTTACCTCACCAAAAAACCATGCACGGATTGAGGAAATTCGTAAGCAACATGTGCAGCTAACCGACCCCTCGGCTTCGGCCAGCCTGGACACGAAAACAATGCCCAATGTGGTGTACATGGGTTTTAGCATTCACGGGAATGAGGCCAGTGGCAGCAATGCATCGCTCGCGGTAATCTACCACCTGGCTGCAGCGCAAGGGCCTGAAATTGAAAGGCTGCTGGATGAAGTGGTGATTTTGTTCGACCCCAGTTTTAACCCCGATGGCCTGCACCGCTTTTCTAGCTGGGTAAACTCCAGGCGGGGCATGCAAATCTCTGCCGACCCCCATGATCATGAACACAATGAAGCCTGGCCGGGCGGGCGATCAAACCACTACTGGTTCGACCTGAACCGCGACTGGCTGGTGGCACAGCTTCCGGAAAGCCAGGCACGGGCAAAAAGCTTTCACGCCTGGAAACCTACCATTCTCACCGATCATCACGAAATGGGAACGAACGCCACGTTCTTTTTCCAGCCGGGCGTGCCCTCAAGAAACCATCCGCTTACTCCGGAGAAAAACCTCCAGCTAACCCGAAGAATTGGTGAGTTCCATGCCAAAGCACTCGACAAAATCGGTTCCTTGTATTACACGCAGGAAGGCTTCGATGATTTTTACTATGGAAAAGGTTCAACCTTCCCGGATGTGCAGGGTGCCATCGGTATTCTGTTCGAACAAGCCAGCTCACGCGGGCATGCACAGGAAAGTGTTCACGGTGTACTTACATTTCCGTTCACTGTACGCAATCAGTTTACCACAGCCCTTTCCACATTGCAGGCTGCACAAGCCATGCGCGAAGATCTGTTGAATTATCAGCGCGAATTTTTCCGAAATAACATGGCCGAAGCCGCCAAAGATCCGGTGAAGGCATACGTGTTCGGATCAGGACAGGATAAATACAGAAGCCACCACCTGGCCGAAATTATTGCCCGCCACGACATTGATGTGTTCAAGCTAAGCAGCAGCCAAACCCTTAACGGCAAGCGTTACGAGAGCGATGGCAGTTATATTGTTCCGCTCAATCAAAAACAATATCGGCTGATCAAATCGATGTTTGAAAAGCGTACCCGCTTTCAGGATAGTTTGTTTTATGATATCTCGAGCTGGACACTTCCGCTTGCCTTTGCTTTGGATTTTGACGAAGTAAAAACATCGCCCGCTAACCTTCAGGGCGATAAGTTTGACGCCACAAAAAAACCGCTCGGTAAAATTATTGGCGGCAAGAGCGAGTATGCCTATGTGTTTGAAACCTACGGCTACTATGCACCGCGTGCCTTGTATCGTTTGTTAAGCAAAGGTATTCGTGTAAAAGTGGCCAATAATGAATTTCACCACAGCGATGGAAAGAAGTTTGCGCCCGGCTCTATTCTGATACCATTAGGCATTCAGGAAAAAAGTACGGACCTGGTGGAGTACCTCATTAAAGAAATCGCTACCGAAGATGGGATTGATGTGTATGCCTTCAACACCGGGTTAGATTATGCCGGCTCAAGTTTGGGTAGCAATAACTTCTCAACCCTTCGCGAACCGAAAATTGCATTGGTAGTTGGGGATGGAGTAAGCTCGCTTGAAGCCGGTGAAATCTGGCACGTGCTGGACACCCGCTTTCACATACCGGTAAGTCTTGTACAGATGGATAATTTTGATCGCATCAATTACGATAAGTACAACACCATCATCATGGCCAGCGGCTCGTATAATAGTTTGAGTGATGGTGCGAAAGAAAGACTTAAAGTGTGGGTACAAAAAGGTGGCGTTATCGTTGCACAAAAAACTGCACTGAACTGGTTAACCAGCGTTGCACTTGGCAAGTTTGATATGAAGAAGAGCGAATCAAAAGATGAATCGGGCAACCCGAAACCCTATTCCGACATTTCGTTTACTGCTGGGGCGCAATCCATCAGCGGAGCCATCTTTGAAATTCAAGCTGACCTGACACACCCGTTGTTTTACGGATACACGAGTTCACGCATTCCGGTTTTCAAGAGTGGCGCGTTGTTTATGGAGCGTTCAAAAAATGCCTTCGGAAATCCGGCAACCTTCACAGCAAATCCATTAATCAGCGGGTACATTACCCGCGAAAGTTTGGATAAGCTCAAAAATGCATCATTTGTTGGAAGCTCATCAATAGGACAAGGTCGCGTGATTGGCTTCACGGAGAATCTGGCTTTCCGCGCGTTCTGGTTTGGCAGCAATAAAATGCTGATGAATGCGATTTTCTTCGGACATACCATCAGTTCAGGAGCAAGCAGGTAA